A DNA window from Paraclostridium bifermentans contains the following coding sequences:
- the nifJ gene encoding pyruvate:ferredoxin (flavodoxin) oxidoreductase, with protein MAKFMKTVDGNTAAAHVAYAFTDVAAIYPITPSSTMAEVVDEWAAQGRKNVFGQKVSVVEMQSEAGAAGAFHGSLQAGALTSTFTASQGLLLMIPNMYKVAGELLPGVFHVSARALASQALSIFGDHQDVMAARQTGCVLLASGSVQEVADIAPVAHLAAIEGRLPFIHFFDGFRTSHEIQKVELLENEDYAKLLNMEAVQEFRNRALSPNHPVTRGTAQNPDIYFQTREASNKYYNDIVGIVDKYMNQMSELTGRKHGLFDYYGAEDAKYVIVAMGSVTEAIEETIDVLNAQGEKYGLVKVHLYRPFSMQHFVDAMPSTVERICVLDRTKEPGATGEPLYLDVKSVYYGKENAPMIIGGRYGLGSKDTVPTHIKTVYDNLKLENPKDQFTLGIVDDVTNTSLELSDELKIAQKGTVRCKFWGLGSDGTVGANKQAIKIIGDNTEKYAQAYFAYDSKKSGGITMSHLRFGDDPIRSTYLIDEADYIACHNQSYVYQYDLLKGLKKGGIFVLNTIWNEDELNEHLPAAMKNYMAKNDIQFYTVNGTKLGQEIGLGNRINMIMQSAFFKLAQIIPEADAVEYLKDSIKKAYGKKGEKIVNMNYKAVDAGMNALVKVNIPANWADAKDAVKEEVNEPAFVKDIVRPMNAQEGDNLPVSTFNGIEDGTFPAGLAAYEKRGVAVNVPEWIVDNCIQCNQCAYICPHACIRPVLVNEEEMKNAPEKFDTKKAIGKGFEGLQYRMQVSPMDCTGCGNCADVCPAKEKALVMKPLDTQEVEVENWAFAVDTKKVAPKGDIMAPTTVKGSQFRQPLMEFSGACAGCGETPYLKLVTQLFGDRMMIANATGCSSIWGGSAPSTPYTVNHEGKGPSWANSLFEDNAEYGFGMFLGVKQMRAKLVETMEQLISMDICDAARTAFTNWLENREDSEASAKAAEEVLAVLANAHNIENAEIKALVAEIEARKDYLAKRSQWILGGDGWAYDIGYGGLDHVLASGENVNVLVFDTEIYSNTGGQASKSTPVAAMAKFAAAGKRSKKKDLGMMAMSYGNVYVAQVGMGADKNQLIKAVVEAEKYDGPSLIIAYSPCISHGLKEGMGRAQANIEQAVKCGYWHLYRFNPTLKAEGKNPFTLDSKEATESFRDFLMKQVRYSAIAKQFPDIADELFEMAEENAKERYESYKRLAEQN; from the coding sequence ATGGCAAAATTTATGAAAACAGTAGATGGTAACACTGCTGCTGCTCACGTTGCATATGCATTTACAGATGTAGCTGCAATATATCCAATAACTCCATCATCTACGATGGCAGAAGTTGTAGACGAATGGGCTGCACAAGGAAGAAAGAACGTATTTGGACAAAAGGTTAGTGTTGTAGAAATGCAATCAGAAGCAGGAGCTGCAGGAGCATTCCACGGTTCTTTACAAGCTGGAGCATTAACATCAACATTCACTGCATCACAAGGTTTATTACTTATGATACCAAATATGTATAAAGTAGCTGGAGAGTTATTACCTGGAGTATTCCACGTAAGTGCTCGTGCTTTAGCATCACAAGCTTTATCAATATTCGGTGACCACCAAGACGTTATGGCTGCTAGACAAACAGGATGTGTATTATTAGCTTCTGGATCAGTTCAAGAGGTTGCTGATATAGCACCAGTTGCACATTTAGCTGCAATAGAAGGTAGATTACCATTTATACATTTCTTTGATGGATTCAGAACATCTCACGAAATACAAAAAGTTGAATTATTAGAAAATGAAGATTATGCTAAATTATTAAATATGGAAGCTGTTCAAGAGTTCAGAAACAGAGCTTTATCACCAAATCACCCTGTAACTCGTGGTACAGCACAAAACCCTGATATATACTTCCAAACAAGAGAAGCTTCAAATAAATATTACAATGATATAGTTGGAATAGTTGACAAATACATGAACCAAATGTCTGAGTTAACTGGAAGAAAACATGGACTATTTGATTACTATGGAGCAGAAGATGCTAAATATGTAATAGTAGCTATGGGATCTGTAACAGAAGCTATAGAAGAAACAATAGATGTATTAAATGCACAAGGAGAAAAGTACGGTTTAGTTAAAGTTCACTTATACAGACCATTCTCAATGCAACACTTTGTAGATGCTATGCCATCAACAGTTGAAAGAATATGTGTATTAGATAGAACTAAAGAGCCAGGAGCAACTGGAGAGCCATTATACTTAGATGTTAAATCAGTATACTATGGAAAAGAAAATGCTCCTATGATAATAGGCGGAAGATACGGATTAGGATCAAAAGATACTGTTCCTACTCATATAAAAACAGTTTATGATAACTTAAAATTAGAAAATCCTAAAGATCAATTTACATTAGGTATAGTTGATGATGTTACTAACACTTCTTTAGAATTATCTGATGAATTAAAAATAGCTCAAAAAGGAACTGTAAGATGTAAGTTCTGGGGATTAGGATCTGATGGTACAGTTGGAGCTAACAAACAAGCTATAAAAATAATAGGAGATAACACTGAAAAGTATGCTCAAGCTTACTTTGCATATGACTCTAAAAAATCTGGTGGTATAACAATGTCTCACTTAAGATTTGGAGATGACCCTATAAGATCAACTTACTTAATAGATGAAGCTGATTACATTGCTTGTCATAATCAATCATATGTATATCAATATGATCTATTAAAAGGATTAAAGAAAGGTGGAATATTCGTTCTTAACACTATATGGAATGAAGATGAGTTAAACGAACATTTACCTGCAGCTATGAAAAATTACATGGCTAAAAATGATATCCAATTCTATACAGTAAACGGTACTAAATTAGGACAAGAAATAGGACTTGGAAACAGAATAAACATGATAATGCAATCTGCATTCTTCAAGTTAGCTCAAATAATACCAGAAGCTGATGCTGTAGAGTACTTAAAAGACTCTATAAAGAAAGCTTACGGTAAAAAAGGTGAAAAAATAGTTAATATGAACTACAAAGCTGTTGATGCAGGTATGAATGCTTTAGTTAAAGTTAATATACCAGCTAACTGGGCAGATGCTAAAGATGCTGTTAAAGAAGAAGTTAACGAACCAGCTTTCGTAAAAGACATAGTAAGACCTATGAATGCACAAGAAGGAGATAATTTACCTGTAAGTACATTCAATGGAATAGAAGATGGTACATTCCCAGCTGGACTTGCTGCATATGAGAAGAGAGGGGTAGCAGTAAACGTTCCTGAGTGGATAGTTGATAACTGTATCCAATGTAACCAATGTGCTTATATCTGTCCTCATGCATGTATAAGACCAGTATTAGTTAATGAAGAAGAAATGAAAAATGCTCCAGAAAAATTCGATACTAAGAAAGCTATAGGTAAAGGATTTGAAGGATTACAATACAGAATGCAAGTAAGTCCAATGGACTGTACTGGATGTGGAAACTGTGCTGACGTATGTCCAGCTAAAGAAAAAGCTTTAGTTATGAAACCTCTTGATACTCAAGAAGTTGAAGTTGAAAACTGGGCATTTGCAGTTGATACTAAGAAAGTAGCTCCAAAAGGAGATATAATGGCTCCAACAACAGTTAAAGGAAGTCAATTTAGACAACCACTTATGGAGTTCTCAGGAGCTTGTGCTGGATGTGGAGAAACTCCATATCTTAAGTTAGTAACTCAATTATTTGGAGATAGAATGATGATAGCTAATGCTACTGGATGTTCTTCTATATGGGGAGGATCAGCTCCATCAACTCCATACACTGTAAACCATGAAGGTAAAGGTCCATCTTGGGCAAACTCATTATTCGAGGATAATGCAGAGTACGGATTTGGTATGTTCTTAGGTGTTAAACAAATGAGAGCTAAGTTAGTTGAGACTATGGAACAATTAATATCTATGGATATATGTGATGCAGCAAGAACAGCATTCACTAACTGGTTAGAAAATAGAGAAGATAGTGAAGCATCAGCTAAAGCAGCTGAAGAAGTACTTGCAGTATTAGCAAATGCTCATAATATAGAAAATGCTGAAATAAAAGCTTTAGTAGCTGAAATAGAAGCTAGAAAAGATTACTTAGCTAAGAGATCTCAATGGATACTAGGAGGAGATGGATGGGCTTATGACATCGGTTACGGTGGATTAGATCACGTACTTGCTTCTGGTGAAAATGTAAATGTATTAGTATTCGATACAGAGATATATTCTAATACAGGAGGTCAAGCTTCTAAATCAACTCCAGTTGCAGCAATGGCTAAATTTGCAGCAGCAGGTAAGAGATCTAAAAAGAAAGATTTAGGTATGATGGCTATGTCTTACGGAAACGTATATGTAGCACAAGTTGGTATGGGTGCAGATAAGAACCAATTAATAAAAGCTGTAGTAGAAGCTGAAAAATATGATGGACCATCATTAATAATAGCTTACTCACCATGTATATCTCATGGATTAAAAGAAGGTATGGGAAGAGCTCAAGCAAACATAGAGCAAGCTGTTAAGTGTGGATACTGGCATTTATACAGATTCAACCCAACTTTAAAAGCTGAAGGTAAGAATCCATTTACATTAGACTCTAAAGAAGCAACTGAAAGCTTCAGAGATTTCTTAATGAAACAAGTAAGATATTCTGCTATAGCTAAACAATTCCCAGATATAGCTGATGAATTATTTGAAATGGCAGAAGAAAATGCAAAAGAGAGATACGAAAGTTATAAGAGATTAGCTGAACAAAACTAA
- the deoC gene encoding deoxyribose-phosphate aldolase: protein MDKNIAKMIDHTILKAFATENDVKQLCKEAKEYNFFSVCINPANVELAKKELDGSNVKVCTVIGFPLGANTSEVKAFETDDAIKKGADEVDMVINIAALKDKKYDYVLNDIKAVVDASNKRALVKVIIETCYLNDEEKKIACELSVKAGADYVKTSTGFGTGGSTPEDIKLMRDVVGPNIGVKASGGVRNQKDAKAVIEAGCSRIGASASIAIAKGEDSETQGY, encoded by the coding sequence ATGGATAAAAATATAGCAAAAATGATTGATCATACTATTTTAAAGGCTTTTGCCACAGAAAATGATGTAAAACAATTATGTAAGGAAGCTAAAGAATATAATTTCTTTTCAGTATGTATAAACCCAGCAAATGTAGAACTTGCAAAGAAAGAATTAGATGGATCTAATGTAAAGGTATGTACTGTTATAGGATTCCCTCTAGGGGCAAATACATCAGAAGTAAAAGCTTTTGAAACAGACGATGCTATTAAAAAAGGTGCAGATGAAGTTGATATGGTTATAAACATAGCAGCATTAAAAGATAAAAAGTACGATTATGTACTAAATGATATAAAAGCTGTTGTAGATGCTTCTAATAAAAGAGCATTAGTGAAAGTAATAATAGAAACATGCTATTTAAATGATGAAGAAAAGAAAATAGCTTGTGAATTATCAGTTAAAGCTGGAGCTGATTATGTAAAAACATCAACTGGTTTTGGAACAGGAGGATCTACTCCTGAAGATATAAAACTTATGAGAGATGTTGTTGGACCTAATATAGGGGTAAAAGCTTCAGGTGGAGTAAGAAATCAAAAAGATGCAAAAGCTGTAATTGAGGCTGGATGCTCTAGAATAGGAGCAAGTGCATCAATTGCAATTGCTAAAGGTGAAGATTCTGAAACACAAGGATATTAA
- a CDS encoding winged helix-turn-helix transcriptional regulator, producing MKIQLEVQDHSKCHMNERCNKYEMCPINLVHKIISGKWKILILWYLMPNPLRFSDLRRKLPDVTQKMLTQQLRSLESHNLVYRKVYPVVPPKVEYGLTECGEKLIPVLESMYSYGVDYLQDNSLDSLKLDK from the coding sequence ATGAAAATTCAACTCGAGGTACAAGATCATTCTAAATGTCACATGAATGAAAGATGTAATAAGTATGAAATGTGTCCTATAAACTTAGTTCATAAAATCATTTCGGGAAAATGGAAAATATTAATTCTTTGGTATTTAATGCCTAATCCTCTTAGATTTAGTGATTTAAGACGCAAACTTCCTGATGTAACTCAAAAAATGTTAACACAACAGTTGAGAAGTTTAGAGTCTCATAACTTAGTCTATAGAAAAGTATATCCTGTAGTTCCTCCGAAGGTAGAATATGGACTTACAGAATGTGGGGAGAAACTTATTCCAGTTTTAGAAAGTATGTATAGTTATGGAGTAGATTATCTTCAGGACAATAGTTTGGATAGCTTAAAATTAGATAAGTAG
- the pduL gene encoding phosphate propanoyltransferase, which yields MKLPIALSNKHVHLSQADIETLFGAGHQLVEFKPLSQPGQYACEEKVDLVGPKGTIKGVRVLGPARPNTQVEISLADGFTLGVKAPIKESGDIEGTPGVKLVGPAGEVELTEGVIVASRHIHMSLDDAAKFGVKDKQIVKVRTFGPRSIVFENVLVRANANFALEMHVDVEEGNAAAVRNGDMVELIAE from the coding sequence ATGAAATTACCAATAGCATTATCAAATAAACACGTTCATTTAAGTCAAGCAGATATAGAGACATTATTTGGAGCAGGTCATCAATTAGTAGAATTCAAGCCATTAAGCCAACCAGGGCAATATGCTTGTGAAGAGAAAGTTGATTTAGTAGGACCTAAAGGAACTATAAAAGGAGTTAGAGTTTTAGGACCAGCTAGACCTAACACACAAGTTGAAATATCTTTAGCAGACGGATTTACTTTAGGAGTTAAAGCTCCAATAAAGGAATCTGGAGATATAGAAGGAACTCCAGGAGTTAAATTAGTTGGGCCAGCAGGTGAAGTAGAATTAACAGAAGGTGTTATAGTTGCATCAAGACATATACATATGAGCTTAGATGACGCAGCTAAATTTGGAGTAAAAGACAAGCAAATAGTAAAAGTTAGAACTTTCGGACCTAGATCTATAGTTTTCGAAAATGTATTAGTAAGAGCTAATGCTAACTTTGCTTTAGAAATGCATGTTGACGTTGAAGAAGGAAATGCAGCAGCTGTTAGAAACGGAGATATGGTAGAGTTAATAGCTGAGTAA
- the aroA gene encoding 3-phosphoshikimate 1-carboxyvinyltransferase — protein MLKGTVELIGDKSISHRAIMFSSIAKGTTRIKNFLMGQDCLSTIDCFRKMGVNIDINDKEVIVKGVGLRGLKKPNEILNVGNSGTTIRLMMGILAGNEFESTVIGDESIGKRPMKRVTDPLRLMGCSIKGNDDANFTPLTIYGGNLNGINYKMPVASAQVKSSIILASLYADSSSTIIEKLKSRNHTEIMLKSFGADIKSTDLKIDVQPVKELFSVGNINVAGDISSAAFIIAAASIVEGSEVLIKNVGLNETRTGIIDVLEAMNGNFEIIDKRVESGEVVGDLIVRYSDNLTATTIDSNLIPRLIDEIPVIAILATQANGTTVIKDAKELKVKESNRIKAVVDNLKNMGAEIEELEDGMVIKGKTKLKGADIKTFNDHRIAMAFSVASLISEGKLNLDNTACIDISFPGYFDLINNLLK, from the coding sequence ATGCTTAAAGGAACTGTAGAGTTAATTGGAGATAAATCTATATCTCATAGAGCTATAATGTTTTCATCTATAGCGAAAGGGACTACAAGAATAAAAAATTTTTTAATGGGTCAGGATTGTTTAAGTACCATTGATTGTTTTAGAAAAATGGGTGTAAATATAGATATAAATGATAAGGAAGTTATCGTAAAGGGTGTTGGATTGAGAGGGCTAAAAAAGCCTAATGAAATTTTAAATGTTGGAAACTCAGGGACGACGATAAGGCTTATGATGGGCATACTTGCTGGAAATGAATTTGAGTCCACTGTAATAGGGGATGAATCTATTGGTAAAAGGCCTATGAAAAGAGTAACTGACCCGCTAAGATTAATGGGATGTAGTATAAAAGGAAATGATGATGCAAATTTTACTCCTCTAACTATATATGGTGGAAATTTAAATGGAATTAATTATAAAATGCCAGTTGCATCTGCTCAAGTAAAATCATCTATAATATTAGCATCTTTATATGCAGATAGTAGTAGTACTATAATTGAAAAATTAAAAAGTAGAAATCATACAGAGATAATGTTAAAGTCATTTGGAGCTGATATAAAATCTACTGACTTAAAAATAGATGTACAACCTGTAAAGGAGCTTTTTTCAGTAGGAAATATAAATGTAGCAGGAGATATTTCATCAGCGGCGTTTATAATTGCAGCTGCTAGTATAGTTGAAGGTTCAGAAGTTCTTATAAAAAATGTTGGATTAAATGAAACTAGAACAGGCATAATAGATGTATTAGAAGCTATGAATGGAAATTTTGAAATTATAGATAAAAGAGTTGAAAGCGGAGAAGTTGTAGGAGATTTAATTGTAAGATACAGTGATAACTTAACAGCCACAACTATAGATTCAAATTTAATACCTAGATTAATAGATGAAATACCTGTAATTGCAATTTTAGCAACTCAAGCTAATGGAACAACAGTAATAAAAGATGCAAAAGAACTTAAAGTAAAAGAAAGTAATAGAATAAAAGCTGTTGTTGATAATTTAAAAAACATGGGAGCAGAAATAGAAGAACTAGAAGATGGCATGGTAATAAAAGGTAAAACAAAATTAAAAGGAGCAGATATAAAAACTTTTAATGATCATAGGATAGCTATGGCATTTTCAGTAGCTTCACTGATCTCAGAAGGTAAATTAAACTTAGATAATACAGCTTGCATAGATATATCTTTTCCGGGATATTTCGATTTAATAAATAATTTATTAAAGTAA
- the aroB gene encoding 3-dehydroquinate synthase, whose translation MEKSIKIEYDYNEFELNCRYDKLLIITDENVNRYQFDEFVKVLNHEFIEVFIVKRGEQSKTLAVYENIMEFCITVGITRKSAIIALGGGVVGDLAGFIAATYMRGIDLIQVPTTLLAQVDSSVGGKTGINIGNIKNIIGAFYQPKFTYINVNALKTLNESEFLSGMAEALKYSFIYDYEFLNYIIDNSDGILLKNQDVLSYIISKCTSIKYEVVSKDEKENGLRKILNLGHTFGHGIEKLCGLSHGFAVNIGTNMAFNLALDKGFIDVEYYQQFLYVSKLLNIPISIKYHNPEEILDLMKSDKKNSFGSINLVIPVGRGKVEVFDNIKESEILEVIKRCTDA comes from the coding sequence ATGGAAAAATCTATAAAAATTGAATATGATTATAATGAATTTGAATTAAACTGTAGATACGATAAGTTACTTATAATAACTGATGAAAATGTAAATAGATATCAGTTTGATGAATTTGTAAAGGTATTAAATCATGAGTTTATAGAAGTGTTTATAGTTAAAAGGGGAGAGCAATCTAAAACTTTGGCTGTTTATGAAAATATAATGGAATTTTGCATAACTGTTGGGATAACTAGAAAATCAGCTATAATTGCATTAGGTGGAGGAGTTGTAGGCGATTTAGCTGGATTTATTGCAGCTACGTATATGAGAGGAATTGATTTAATTCAAGTGCCTACAACATTATTAGCTCAAGTTGATTCATCGGTTGGAGGAAAAACAGGTATAAATATAGGTAATATAAAAAATATAATAGGAGCATTTTATCAACCTAAATTTACATATATAAATGTAAATGCACTAAAAACTTTAAATGAAAGTGAGTTTTTAAGCGGGATGGCAGAAGCCCTTAAATACTCATTTATATATGATTATGAATTTTTAAATTACATAATTGATAATAGTGATGGTATATTACTAAAAAATCAAGACGTATTGTCTTACATTATAAGTAAATGTACGTCTATAAAATATGAAGTAGTAAGTAAAGATGAAAAAGAAAATGGGTTAAGAAAAATTTTGAATTTAGGTCATACATTTGGTCATGGAATTGAAAAACTTTGTGGATTAAGCCATGGGTTTGCGGTTAACATAGGTACAAACATGGCATTTAATTTAGCCTTAGATAAAGGATTTATAGACGTTGAATACTACCAACAATTTTTATACGTATCTAAATTATTAAATATACCTATTTCTATTAAATACCATAATCCAGAAGAAATACTAGACTTGATGAAAAGTGATAAGAAAAACAGTTTTGGAAGTATAAATCTAGTTATACCAGTTGGAAGAGGAAAAGTAGAAGTTTTTGATAATATAAAAGAAAGTGAAATATTAGAAGTAATAAAGAGGTGCACTGATGCTTAA